A single region of the Bdellovibrio sp. GT3 genome encodes:
- a CDS encoding patatin-like phospholipase family protein: MRCVSVILMVILILPWISLAAEAKRPRIGLVLGGGGARGLSHVGVLEVLEKNRIPVDCIVGTSIGSLVGAGYAVGRTPQEMKEHIQAADWSRMFLARPPRKAYPFRRKQDDSLSMLGVEVGLSDKGQILLPRSAISTQEIEYFLRTLTYGSTYPKFDNLPTPYRAIATNLANGEMVVLGNGDLVTAMRASMAVPGVFPAVPSEGRLLADGGLVRNLPVDIARQLCADVVIVVDVSSAPLQQDEIGSIFSVMDQYTRLMMIQNVHPQLKSLTGKDVLISPVFKDLGSTDFGKSEPLIQAGSEAALKALPGLQRYSIPESEYAKWKVDREKKKYTAKSLAKVSVGESGWVNPQTLVGDLKVKTGEVFPIESFHDQLMSLYATGDYSQLDYELHDGPLGQELLVLPIEKSWGPNYLNFGLSLGTDFESSYPWNLTAMYRRTWVNSLGAEWKTILQAGNSSRFNTEFYQPLGVGKSGFVAPHFKYYRLPLAIWQDGEEVAKYRYSKLTAGVDIGAGSRFGELRFGPSYNVYRASQSIGPALLPDSRTYDYGLRLNLFYDQLDNYFFPTDGQSFDLYGYYSLGASEDIKNYGVYGLQFRDAFRAGKGAVQITVKGQTSTGDSTVLADVSWLGGFLNLSSFHYQELIGDQLAYGSVQYYHPTGLLSGSYWGVAAETGRVFNYFDERLADDWHYSGTMYIAYDSFLGPMYFATAYGDNEVWSFYFMLGKQF, encoded by the coding sequence ATGCGATGCGTTTCAGTCATTCTTATGGTGATTTTAATTTTGCCATGGATCTCCTTGGCGGCAGAGGCCAAAAGGCCGCGTATTGGTTTGGTTTTGGGAGGCGGCGGAGCCCGTGGCTTGTCTCACGTTGGTGTTTTGGAAGTTCTGGAAAAAAATAGAATTCCAGTTGATTGTATTGTTGGCACCAGTATCGGCTCGCTGGTCGGGGCGGGATACGCCGTGGGTCGAACTCCTCAGGAAATGAAAGAGCATATCCAGGCCGCGGATTGGTCGCGAATGTTTTTGGCGCGACCACCGCGTAAAGCCTATCCATTTCGGCGCAAGCAGGATGATTCATTGTCCATGCTGGGAGTGGAAGTGGGGTTGAGCGACAAGGGACAGATTCTTTTGCCAAGATCAGCAATCAGCACTCAGGAAATTGAATACTTTCTGCGAACGTTAACTTACGGGTCCACTTACCCAAAGTTTGACAATCTGCCTACACCCTATCGGGCCATAGCAACGAATTTGGCTAATGGCGAAATGGTTGTCCTTGGAAATGGCGACCTGGTGACAGCAATGAGAGCCAGTATGGCAGTGCCCGGGGTTTTTCCGGCGGTTCCTTCTGAGGGACGACTTCTTGCTGATGGGGGACTTGTCAGAAATTTGCCGGTGGATATTGCCAGACAACTATGCGCGGATGTTGTCATTGTCGTGGATGTCAGTTCCGCACCTTTGCAGCAGGATGAAATTGGCAGCATATTTTCTGTGATGGATCAATACACCCGGTTGATGATGATTCAAAATGTGCATCCTCAGCTAAAAAGTCTGACTGGCAAAGATGTTTTGATCAGTCCGGTGTTTAAGGACTTAGGGTCCACGGATTTTGGCAAAAGTGAGCCGTTGATCCAAGCGGGGAGCGAGGCCGCATTGAAGGCCTTGCCGGGTCTTCAGCGGTATTCAATTCCTGAGTCAGAATATGCAAAGTGGAAGGTGGATCGGGAGAAGAAAAAATACACGGCAAAGTCACTTGCAAAAGTTTCGGTCGGGGAAAGTGGATGGGTGAATCCACAAACATTGGTGGGAGATTTGAAAGTCAAAACCGGCGAGGTTTTTCCGATTGAATCATTCCATGATCAGCTGATGTCCCTTTATGCGACCGGAGACTACAGTCAGTTGGACTATGAACTTCACGACGGACCTCTTGGGCAGGAATTGCTGGTTCTTCCCATTGAAAAAAGCTGGGGCCCGAATTACCTGAATTTCGGTCTGAGTCTGGGAACTGATTTTGAAAGCTCCTATCCATGGAATTTAACGGCGATGTATCGTCGCACCTGGGTGAACTCGTTGGGTGCTGAATGGAAAACGATTCTTCAGGCCGGGAACTCTTCCAGATTCAATACGGAATTTTATCAGCCGCTGGGCGTGGGTAAGAGCGGGTTTGTTGCTCCACATTTTAAATACTACCGGTTGCCACTTGCGATTTGGCAGGACGGTGAAGAGGTCGCCAAGTACCGATATTCAAAGCTCACCGCGGGCGTGGATATCGGTGCGGGCTCCAGATTCGGAGAGTTGCGTTTCGGTCCATCCTACAATGTCTATCGGGCTTCGCAATCCATCGGGCCCGCGCTTCTTCCGGATTCCAGAACCTATGATTATGGTCTGCGCTTGAACTTGTTCTATGATCAGTTGGATAACTATTTCTTTCCTACAGATGGTCAGTCTTTTGATTTGTATGGCTACTATTCCTTGGGGGCTTCTGAGGATATTAAAAATTACGGAGTCTATGGTTTGCAATTTCGCGATGCCTTCAGAGCAGGTAAAGGCGCAGTTCAAATCACGGTGAAAGGACAAACCTCAACGGGTGACAGCACGGTTCTTGCGGATGTGAGTTGGTTGGGGGGCTTTTTAAATCTTTCCAGCTTTCACTATCAGGAATTAATCGGGGATCAGTTGGCCTATGGTTCCGTGCAGTACTATCACCCGACAGGATTACTCTCAGGAAGCTATTGGGGAGTGGCGGCAGAAACAGGACGTGTCTTCAACTACTTTGATGAAAGACTCGCAGATGACTGGCACTACTCGGGCACCATGTATATTGCCTATGATAGTTTCTTGGGGCCGATGTATTTTGCAACTGCCTACGGTGACAACGAGGTGTGGAGTTTCTATTTCATGCTAGGTAAGCAGTTCTAA
- the ydiK gene encoding AI-2E family transporter YdiK, producing MSTEWGLARSLFASIFILLLIAGCFWIMTPFLPSLIWATMIVVATWPLLVKAERKFGSRKLAVVAMMLVMSVIVILPLMVTGYVLLTHIDEAYNWLKGVKDYTLPMAPAGLAQLPFGDRIASDWNAIAEKGPGALAELLRPHLRRIFGLITAAAQSTGLLFVHLILTTILSGILYAKGEFAAKGVIMFFRRIDGDRGESAVVLAGQSVKSVAMGIVVTALLQTTLGTLGVWIAGVPYVGILGATMLVLCIAQIGPILPMLGAVVWLFQNNQSLAGSILLAWTFVVGLMDNVIRPLLIKRGADLPLLLIFAGVIGGLLAFGVVGLFIGPMTLAVAYRLVEAWTKENPKAKLTTSFQAAPNHHRGIYKDPPRL from the coding sequence ATGAGTACCGAATGGGGCCTGGCCAGAAGTTTATTTGCATCCATTTTTATTCTGCTGCTGATAGCAGGATGTTTCTGGATTATGACGCCATTTTTGCCTTCACTGATTTGGGCAACGATGATTGTGGTCGCGACGTGGCCTCTATTGGTTAAGGCCGAAAGAAAATTTGGCAGTCGCAAGCTCGCAGTGGTTGCTATGATGCTGGTGATGTCGGTGATTGTGATTTTGCCGTTGATGGTGACCGGTTATGTGCTACTTACCCATATTGATGAAGCTTACAACTGGCTTAAAGGTGTTAAAGACTATACTTTGCCGATGGCCCCCGCGGGCCTCGCTCAACTTCCCTTTGGTGATCGCATTGCCAGTGACTGGAACGCCATCGCAGAAAAAGGACCCGGCGCGCTGGCCGAACTTTTGCGTCCTCACCTGCGTCGGATTTTTGGTTTAATAACTGCGGCTGCTCAAAGCACGGGTCTCCTGTTTGTTCATCTTATCCTGACAACAATTCTAAGTGGAATTTTGTATGCGAAAGGTGAGTTTGCAGCAAAAGGTGTCATCATGTTCTTTAGACGCATTGATGGTGATCGAGGAGAGTCTGCAGTGGTTCTTGCCGGGCAGTCTGTGAAATCAGTGGCAATGGGAATTGTGGTTACCGCCCTTTTACAAACAACGTTGGGAACATTGGGTGTGTGGATTGCAGGTGTACCATATGTCGGCATCCTTGGGGCGACAATGTTGGTTCTGTGTATTGCGCAGATCGGCCCGATCCTTCCGATGCTGGGTGCTGTTGTTTGGCTTTTTCAAAATAATCAAAGTCTGGCCGGATCCATTTTGCTGGCTTGGACATTCGTTGTTGGCTTGATGGACAATGTGATTCGACCTTTGTTGATCAAACGTGGGGCTGATCTGCCGCTGCTATTGATTTTTGCCGGAGTCATCGGCGGACTTTTGGCATTCGGTGTCGTGGGGCTCTTTATCGGGCCAATGACTTTGGCGGTGGCATATCGATTGGTGGAAGCTTGGACCAAGGAAAATCCAAAAGCGAAATTAACTACTTCTTTTCAGGCTGCTCCCAACCACCACCGAGGGATTTATAAAGATCCACCACGGCTATAA
- a CDS encoding efflux transporter outer membrane subunit, whose translation MKSRLVEIIVTCSLVASCAVGPDYKRPESRLPASLPPTPAPTTKIDTNWWKQFGDPTLSQLVQAALEHNLDLQIALARVDEARARLGIAKSEFWPSLDLRGDAGREKVSETGPTLLTPGAESTTNFFSLGLILSYEIDFWGKVRRSNEAARAQLLREDFNRVNVQLTIVSQVVSAYFALRSLDLQHSIAMNTVQSRKGSYDLIYKRFKGGVGNELNARQAEAEMHSAQTSVYKLEEQVSRAESFLSVLIGREPREVIESPIVRGQRLDEIAVPPQLPASLPSSVLERRPDIAAAEQNLISANAYIGVAKAYYFPSISLIGAFGFESAELKNLFNSDSQKWAYGAGISMPIFNGGKTGHMVEAATARQKEAVARYRQVIQNAFVEVRDSLQRYKSYRDVIVAQKMEVTAVERNLYLANLRYTNGQSPYLEVLDAERQLFDVQLDLVRSQQSQLIAVVDLYKSLGGGWEQPEKK comes from the coding sequence GTGAAATCCAGATTGGTTGAGATTATTGTCACCTGCAGCCTCGTGGCATCCTGTGCAGTGGGTCCCGACTACAAAAGACCCGAATCAAGACTCCCTGCAAGCTTGCCACCCACCCCTGCACCCACTACTAAAATCGATACCAATTGGTGGAAACAGTTCGGTGATCCCACTCTTTCCCAACTTGTTCAAGCAGCCCTGGAACACAACCTCGATTTACAAATAGCCTTGGCGCGAGTCGATGAAGCCCGTGCAAGGCTGGGAATTGCGAAGTCGGAATTCTGGCCATCATTGGACCTGCGCGGAGATGCGGGTCGTGAAAAGGTCAGCGAGACCGGTCCCACTTTGCTGACCCCCGGTGCAGAGAGCACAACAAATTTCTTTTCGCTGGGTTTGATTCTTAGTTATGAAATTGATTTCTGGGGAAAAGTTCGTCGCAGTAACGAAGCCGCCCGGGCCCAGCTGCTACGCGAAGATTTTAACCGCGTGAATGTGCAGTTGACGATAGTCAGTCAGGTTGTCAGCGCCTACTTCGCTTTAAGATCGCTGGATCTGCAACACAGTATCGCTATGAATACTGTTCAATCACGCAAAGGCTCTTATGATCTAATCTACAAGCGCTTCAAGGGTGGCGTGGGTAATGAGCTCAACGCCCGACAAGCAGAAGCCGAAATGCATTCTGCCCAAACTTCGGTTTACAAACTGGAAGAGCAAGTTTCCAGAGCTGAAAGCTTTCTTTCCGTTCTGATTGGACGGGAGCCTCGTGAGGTAATTGAGTCACCAATTGTCCGTGGTCAACGTCTGGATGAAATTGCAGTGCCCCCGCAATTGCCGGCGTCATTGCCTTCTTCTGTGCTTGAACGAAGACCTGATATCGCCGCTGCCGAACAAAATCTTATTTCAGCAAATGCCTACATTGGCGTTGCCAAGGCTTACTACTTTCCAAGTATTTCGCTGATCGGTGCATTCGGATTTGAAAGTGCTGAGTTAAAAAACCTTTTTAACAGTGACTCGCAGAAATGGGCTTACGGTGCCGGAATTTCAATGCCGATTTTTAACGGAGGCAAAACCGGTCATATGGTCGAAGCTGCGACAGCCAGACAGAAGGAAGCTGTGGCCCGATACCGCCAGGTCATTCAGAATGCCTTTGTCGAGGTTCGCGACTCGCTACAACGATACAAATCTTATCGCGACGTGATTGTGGCGCAGAAAATGGAAGTCACCGCCGTTGAACGAAACTTGTACTTGGCAAATCTGCGCTACACCAATGGACAATCACCTTATTTGGAAGTCCTGGATGCCGAGCGCCAGCTGTTTGATGTGCAACTGGATTTAGTCAGATCACAACAATCCCAACTTATAGCCGTGGTGGATCTTTATAAATCCCTCGGTGGTGGTTGGGAGCAGCCTGAAAAGAAGTAG
- a CDS encoding efflux RND transporter permease subunit, giving the protein MFSKFFINRPVFSAVISLLFMIAGYAAIKALPISQYPEIVPPQVSVTTKYPGASAETISSTVAAPIEQQVNGVDNMLYMQSTNSSNGDMILTVTFAIGTDPDQNTINVNNRVQIAMPSLPEEVRRQGVTVKKKSSAILQIIGLRAPDLRYDSVYISNYALINVLDEIKRIPGVGDASIFGAQDYSIRLWMRPDRMAQLKVTATDVIKAVKEQNAQFAAGKVGAEPLNNTVDFTFTVTTQGRLDNPKQFEDIIVRSNPDGSKLRLKDVARVELGALSYDVATKWNGKPAIGIGVYLAPGANQVKTAELVKETMHTISQKFPPGLAYDIPFDTTKFIEVSISEVIKTLMEAMILVFLVVYLFLQSWRATLIPCLAVPVSIIGTFAGMYALGFSINTLTLFGLVLAIGLVVDDAIVVLENVERIMRTEKLKPKEATIKAMEEVTSPVIAIVFVLCAVFIPVAFVGGMAGQMYKQFAITIAVSVAISGLVALTLTPALCALILKDEIHEPNRFFRGFNRFFDRITSGYVSGVTFFNRRFMISSALFVACCFGIFMLFKILPSGLVPEEDQGYVFGVPNLQDGASLSRTVKVTDQLDTFTTGNSNVQDVFSLSGFDLITGSNRTNTGTSFITLKDWKDRPDPDQSASAIVKSLFGLNQIIRDGNIIAFSPPAIVGMSTTGGLEFYLQSRGGADSKTLAMTTNKFIDQLRQNPAVGSISSNFSANIPQLFLNLDREKAKAYQVPINTVFDAMAATFGSYYVNDFNKFGRTFKVQLQSEGEYRSRPDDIRNIYVRSDNGNMVPLTSILTAQRVTGPEIVERLNIFPASRIIASPAPGYSSGQVIKAVEAALAQHLSADYGIAWTGTAYQEKLTGGASATVFLYGLIFVFLILAAQYEKWGLPLSVLLSVPYALLGALAANWLRGLENDVYFQIALVTLIGLSAKNAILIVEFAVEKMHEGLDATQAAIEASRLRFRPIVMTSLAFILGAVPLAISSGAGSASRHSIGTGIIGGMLVSTFVATFFIPMFFVVLTSFKIKKSKKPKTAHPEPVKPATAGGTK; this is encoded by the coding sequence CCGTGTTCTCCGCCGTAATTTCACTGCTCTTTATGATTGCTGGCTATGCCGCAATTAAAGCGCTGCCCATTTCGCAATACCCTGAAATCGTACCCCCGCAGGTTTCAGTCACGACCAAATATCCGGGAGCCTCTGCAGAAACCATCTCGTCCACTGTTGCCGCCCCCATCGAACAGCAGGTCAACGGTGTTGATAATATGCTATACATGCAGTCCACCAACTCCAGTAACGGTGACATGATTCTGACTGTGACGTTTGCGATTGGTACAGATCCCGATCAAAACACCATCAACGTAAACAATCGTGTGCAAATTGCCATGCCTTCCCTTCCCGAAGAGGTGCGCCGTCAAGGTGTCACTGTTAAGAAAAAATCATCGGCAATTCTGCAAATCATCGGACTGCGGGCACCGGACCTTCGCTATGACTCTGTCTATATCAGCAACTACGCCCTGATTAATGTGCTGGATGAAATTAAAAGGATTCCGGGCGTGGGTGATGCCTCGATATTTGGAGCGCAGGACTATTCCATCCGCTTGTGGATGCGTCCCGATCGCATGGCGCAATTAAAAGTAACCGCAACGGATGTAATCAAAGCCGTCAAAGAACAAAATGCCCAGTTTGCCGCCGGCAAAGTCGGTGCGGAGCCGCTCAACAATACTGTGGACTTTACATTTACAGTGACCACTCAAGGACGCCTGGATAATCCAAAACAATTTGAAGACATCATCGTTCGTTCCAACCCTGATGGTTCAAAACTTCGTCTGAAAGATGTGGCGCGTGTGGAACTGGGCGCCCTCAGCTACGACGTTGCCACCAAATGGAACGGCAAACCTGCGATCGGTATCGGTGTTTACCTTGCTCCGGGCGCCAATCAGGTTAAAACAGCGGAGCTGGTGAAAGAAACCATGCACACCATCTCCCAAAAATTCCCGCCGGGTTTGGCCTACGATATTCCGTTCGACACAACAAAGTTCATCGAAGTATCCATCTCAGAAGTTATTAAAACTTTGATGGAAGCCATGATTCTGGTTTTCTTGGTGGTTTACCTTTTCCTGCAAAGCTGGCGCGCCACTTTGATTCCGTGCCTGGCCGTCCCCGTTTCCATCATCGGAACTTTTGCCGGCATGTATGCCCTGGGTTTCTCGATTAACACTTTGACTCTTTTCGGTCTGGTTCTGGCGATCGGGCTAGTCGTCGATGATGCCATCGTCGTGCTGGAAAACGTTGAGCGGATCATGCGCACAGAAAAATTAAAGCCGAAGGAAGCCACGATCAAAGCCATGGAAGAGGTCACCAGCCCCGTCATTGCGATTGTGTTCGTACTGTGTGCAGTATTCATTCCCGTCGCCTTCGTGGGTGGTATGGCAGGACAAATGTACAAGCAGTTTGCAATCACCATCGCCGTTTCCGTTGCGATCTCGGGACTTGTCGCCCTGACTTTGACACCCGCATTGTGTGCACTGATTCTGAAAGATGAAATTCATGAACCCAACAGATTCTTCCGCGGGTTTAACAGGTTTTTCGACCGCATCACCTCAGGCTATGTCAGTGGGGTGACTTTCTTCAACAGACGTTTCATGATCAGCAGTGCCCTCTTCGTCGCCTGCTGTTTTGGAATTTTCATGCTCTTTAAAATTCTACCCAGCGGATTGGTCCCCGAAGAAGATCAAGGTTATGTTTTTGGTGTGCCAAATCTGCAAGACGGCGCCTCCTTATCCCGAACCGTCAAAGTCACCGATCAACTGGACACTTTCACCACAGGCAACAGCAATGTTCAGGACGTCTTTTCTCTGTCAGGATTTGATTTAATCACTGGTTCCAACCGCACCAACACCGGCACCAGTTTTATCACTCTGAAAGACTGGAAAGACCGTCCGGATCCAGACCAATCCGCCAGCGCTATCGTGAAAAGTCTTTTTGGGCTGAACCAGATTATTCGTGATGGCAATATCATCGCCTTTAGTCCTCCCGCGATCGTCGGCATGAGTACCACCGGGGGTCTTGAATTCTACCTGCAAAGTCGAGGCGGCGCTGATAGTAAAACTCTGGCGATGACCACCAATAAGTTTATCGATCAACTTCGCCAAAATCCCGCCGTGGGATCAATCAGTTCCAACTTCAGCGCCAATATTCCGCAGCTGTTTTTGAATCTGGATCGCGAAAAAGCCAAGGCCTATCAGGTTCCAATCAACACTGTCTTTGACGCCATGGCCGCCACCTTCGGCAGTTACTACGTTAACGACTTCAACAAATTCGGACGAACGTTCAAAGTCCAATTGCAGTCTGAAGGGGAATACCGATCCCGTCCGGATGACATCCGCAATATCTATGTACGATCCGACAATGGCAACATGGTTCCCCTGACTTCGATTCTGACTGCTCAAAGAGTCACCGGACCGGAAATCGTTGAGCGCCTTAATATTTTTCCTGCAAGTCGTATCATCGCAAGTCCCGCACCGGGATACAGCTCCGGTCAGGTTATCAAGGCCGTTGAAGCGGCTTTGGCACAACATCTTTCCGCAGACTATGGCATCGCGTGGACCGGAACCGCATATCAAGAAAAACTCACCGGTGGTGCCTCAGCGACTGTTTTTCTATATGGTTTGATCTTTGTGTTTTTGATTCTTGCCGCCCAATATGAAAAATGGGGTTTGCCGCTTTCAGTTTTGCTATCCGTGCCCTATGCCCTCCTGGGTGCCCTGGCCGCCAACTGGCTTCGTGGACTTGAAAACGATGTGTACTTTCAGATTGCCCTCGTCACTCTGATCGGTTTGTCTGCCAAGAATGCAATTTTGATCGTCGAGTTCGCGGTCGAGAAAATGCACGAAGGACTGGACGCCACACAAGCCGCCATCGAGGCTTCTCGCTTGCGCTTCCGCCCGATCGTGATGACATCGTTGGCGTTCATTCTGGGTGCGGTGCCATTGGCTATCTCTAGCGGTGCCGGTTCTGCCAGCCGTCACTCCATCGGAACAGGGATCATCGGCGGCATGCTGGTCAGTACTTTTGTGGCAACCTTCTTTATTCCAATGTTCTTTGTGGTTCTGACATCTTTCAAAATCAAAAAATCCAAGAAGCCCAAAACTGCTCATCCAGAGCCGGTTAAACCTGCCACCGCGGGAGGAACCAAGTGA